The following are from one region of the Hymenobacter radiodurans genome:
- a CDS encoding S9 family peptidase: MFTWNPVNGETVQRTDFRKGNNPAKGSPTDQSEKYLKAQQLALFQVIKQRDQDQQDRQRVQKALNKLRPKAIYLGLKTVRNLQLSPDGRFVTYSMVQEPGSEKVAIVPSFVTASGFTEDLSTRTKVGAPQTAMELGIYDIGRDTTFVLGYRDLKGLDEMPAYRKEYQLKAKAPTTATDSTKASAKKSEKPATELRRVAPFGPFWSDNGERAFLVMRSSDNKDRWIVALDPTTQKITLLDRQRDEAWISGPGIGNGAGNVGWLPDNKRVWFQSEESGYSHLYTVDVTNQQRKALTSGKFEIQKAELSKDKKTWYLSANKTHPGEQHFYRMPVSGGQMTQITTLPGAHEVTVSPDEKTLAVRYSYSNKPWELFVMDNKPGAKMRQLTNSLTSEFKSYAWRDPEVITIKARDGADVYARLYRPANAVAQGPAVIFVHGAGYLQNAHKWWSQYSREYMFHNLLADQGYTVLDIDYRGSSGYGRDVRTGIYRFMGGKDLTDHVDGAKLLTEKYGVSPQRIGIYGGSYGGFITLMAMFTEPEVFKAGAALRSVTDWAHYNHGYTDNILNEPYNDSIAYARSSPIYHAEGLKGALLMCHGMVDTNVHFQDIVRLTQRLIELKKENWELAVYPVEDHGFVEPSSWTDEYKRILKLFNTNLKPTAPASSSSGGE, encoded by the coding sequence TTGTTTACCTGGAACCCCGTCAATGGCGAAACCGTGCAGCGCACCGATTTTCGCAAGGGTAACAACCCCGCGAAGGGCTCGCCAACGGATCAGTCGGAGAAGTATCTGAAGGCGCAGCAGTTAGCGTTATTCCAGGTGATTAAGCAGCGCGACCAAGACCAGCAGGATCGGCAGCGCGTGCAGAAAGCGTTGAATAAGCTGCGGCCAAAGGCTATTTATCTGGGTCTGAAAACGGTACGTAACCTCCAACTCAGCCCTGATGGTCGCTTCGTAACCTACTCGATGGTGCAGGAGCCGGGCAGCGAAAAAGTGGCTATCGTGCCCAGTTTCGTAACGGCTTCGGGCTTTACCGAGGACTTGTCCACGCGTACCAAAGTAGGCGCGCCTCAAACCGCTATGGAGTTGGGTATCTATGACATAGGCCGCGACACGACCTTCGTGCTGGGCTACCGCGACCTGAAGGGCTTGGACGAAATGCCTGCGTATCGCAAAGAGTATCAGCTGAAAGCCAAAGCTCCAACAACGGCTACTGATTCAACAAAAGCCTCGGCGAAGAAAAGCGAAAAGCCCGCTACGGAGCTGCGCCGCGTAGCCCCTTTTGGGCCGTTTTGGTCTGACAACGGCGAGCGGGCCTTTTTAGTAATGCGCTCATCCGATAACAAGGACCGTTGGATTGTAGCTCTTGATCCAACCACGCAGAAAATCACGTTGCTGGACCGGCAGCGCGACGAGGCCTGGATCAGCGGCCCTGGCATCGGCAATGGAGCTGGTAATGTGGGCTGGCTACCGGATAACAAGCGCGTGTGGTTCCAGAGCGAGGAGAGTGGCTACTCGCACCTGTATACCGTGGACGTAACCAATCAGCAGCGTAAGGCCTTGACCAGCGGCAAGTTCGAGATTCAGAAAGCCGAACTTTCTAAGGATAAAAAGACGTGGTATCTCTCGGCCAACAAAACGCACCCTGGCGAGCAGCACTTCTACCGTATGCCAGTATCTGGGGGGCAAATGACGCAGATTACAACCCTGCCCGGCGCGCATGAGGTCACCGTTTCACCCGACGAGAAGACACTGGCCGTGCGCTATAGCTACTCAAATAAACCTTGGGAGCTGTTTGTGATGGACAATAAGCCGGGCGCCAAAATGCGTCAGCTTACCAACTCACTTACTTCTGAGTTCAAAAGCTACGCCTGGCGCGATCCGGAAGTCATCACCATCAAAGCCCGCGACGGGGCCGACGTGTATGCGCGCCTCTATCGTCCGGCCAATGCCGTAGCCCAAGGCCCGGCCGTGATTTTTGTGCACGGGGCCGGCTATTTGCAAAACGCGCACAAGTGGTGGAGTCAGTACTCACGCGAGTACATGTTCCATAACCTGCTGGCCGACCAAGGCTACACGGTGCTCGATATTGACTACCGCGGCTCCAGTGGCTACGGCCGCGACGTGCGGACGGGTATCTACCGCTTTATGGGTGGCAAAGACCTCACCGACCACGTGGATGGCGCGAAGCTGCTGACGGAGAAATATGGCGTTAGTCCGCAGCGTATTGGCATTTACGGTGGTTCGTACGGCGGCTTCATCACCCTCATGGCCATGTTCACGGAGCCGGAGGTGTTCAAAGCCGGTGCTGCCCTCCGCTCCGTTACCGATTGGGCCCACTACAATCACGGCTACACCGACAACATCCTCAACGAACCCTACAACGACTCTATCGCCTACGCTCGGTCTTCGCCCATCTACCACGCTGAAGGTTTAAAAGGAGCTTTGCTAATGTGTCACGGCATGGTTGATACGAATGTGCATTTCCAGGACATTGTGCGTCTCACCCAGCGCCTCATCGAGTTGAAGAAAGAGAATTGGGAACTCGCCGTATATCCCGTAGAGGACCACGGTTTCGTAGAGCCCAGCTCCTGGACCGATGAGTATAAGCGGATTCTGAAGCTTTTTAATACCAATCTGAAGCCAACCGCGCCGGCAAGCAGTAGCAGTGGTGGAGAATAA
- a CDS encoding phosphatase PAP2 family protein, with translation MLTLFSASSGFGQQRSPYRTDVGIDAPITGALLLGTAIGLNGMQKKDGLTEGEAYALRQENVNRFDRFSAGYYSENAKRVSDYPFYGSLAAPVALLLLDRDMNKKFGQIGALYIQTLAVTGTLFTSTVALVERSRPLAYNTALDLNQRSNRNSTNSFFAGHTAATATATFFAAKVFNDFHPNSAARPYVWAAAAAVPATVGYLRLRAGKHFLSDNLLGYAVGAGAGILVPHLHKVKRNGKGFSLVPLQGFTPNGYSYSGFSLTRQL, from the coding sequence TTGCTTACGCTTTTTAGCGCATCTTCTGGCTTTGGTCAGCAACGCTCACCCTACCGCACCGACGTTGGCATTGATGCCCCTATCACCGGCGCCCTGCTCCTCGGAACAGCCATCGGGCTAAACGGTATGCAGAAAAAAGATGGGCTTACAGAAGGTGAAGCCTACGCGCTGCGCCAAGAAAATGTGAATCGCTTCGACCGTTTTTCGGCCGGCTATTATAGTGAGAACGCCAAGCGTGTCAGCGACTACCCTTTCTATGGTTCGCTAGCTGCCCCCGTAGCCCTCCTCCTTCTGGACAGGGATATGAATAAGAAATTCGGCCAAATAGGAGCGCTTTACATCCAGACGTTGGCAGTAACGGGTACGCTATTCACGTCGACTGTGGCGTTGGTAGAGCGCAGTCGGCCCTTGGCTTACAATACTGCTCTCGACCTAAACCAGCGCAGCAACCGCAACTCTACCAACTCCTTTTTTGCTGGCCACACGGCTGCTACGGCTACGGCTACTTTCTTTGCGGCCAAAGTATTCAATGATTTTCACCCAAACTCTGCGGCCCGTCCTTATGTGTGGGCGGCAGCGGCGGCAGTACCTGCCACGGTAGGCTACCTGCGGTTACGGGCGGGTAAACACTTCCTTTCTGATAACTTACTGGGCTATGCAGTAGGTGCCGGGGCGGGCATCTTGGTGCCACACTTACACAAGGTAAAACGCAATGGCAAAGGATTTTCACTGGTGCCATTGCAGGGTTTCACCCCAAATGGATACTCCTATAGCGGCTTCTCACTAACACGGCAGTTGTAG